The window CTATACAGAAGTCAAGATGCACCCTATCGCATTCTACATTCAGTGAATACTACTGCCCAATTTAAGGGCTGGTTGGAGTTCAATTTCACACAAACTCTACGCGCATGGTTGCTCAACAAGAGTATTCAGCAACGCCATGAGCTGCGCATCTCAATTGGCGATTCACAATTAAGTGCCTTGGGTGCCGGATTAGTTCCGCCTCAGGGCAGTCGCTCCAATCTGGAACCCTTCATAGTCGGCTATTTCAGTGGCCCCGAGCTTCTGGTGAAGATACAAAAGTTGCGCTTTAAGCGAGAATTACAGAAACGCAAGGTCGGCGCCCCAATGCGTTTACCACCGCCGCCCGCCTTTAAGCCACCACATTCGTGCGAACGCCTCAATTTCACTGTCGATTTCAAGCAATTGCATTTGCATAACGATGTTATAGCACCAAACAAGTTTGAGGCTTATTTCTGTGGTGGCGGTTGCAATTTTCCCCTTGGGAACAAAATGAATGCCACAAATCATGCGATTGTTCAGACATTAATGCACTTGAAGCAGCCACATTTGCCCAAGCCATGTTGTGTGCCAACTGTATTGGGATCCATCACAATTCTCAGGCACATAAATGAGGATATATTTGATTTAACAAAATACCAAAAGGCAGTGGCCAAGGAGTGTGGATGCCATTAGAAGACCATCTGgtttaaatgcaattttatttcttgcaaataattttattttaatataatttagtACATTTATTTAAGTGATATCAAATTGCTATTTAATTATTAAGGCatatagtaaaaataaaaaacaaaaagaaaattaattgaatttctaCTTTAATGGACTTTTTAGCAAATATTTGACATTTTAGTTTAAACGAACTCAAATTTCCTGTTCAAGGCTTTAGAGGAGTTTGTGTTCCTATATAGGACTTTCATCTAATACGACTTTCAATAGAATAGCAGAAGACTTTGCAGAAGATTACAGAGCTGCCTTaaagtagttgggaattacaactGAATCATGTGAAACAGCTCACAAAACGCGTAATAATTTTCGAAGCTTTATATTTCTAATTGCGCTTAGTTAACTCTTAAATTCTTGAgatgaaattcaaatttaggAGCTTTAAACCAATTTAAAATTGGAAATATCCTCTTTACTTACTTAAATCTGTGAAAGATTTATCAAGTAATCGGAAAAGTCTATATATGATTTATGGTCTAGAGTCTAGACTCCGGTCACATGATAAGTCGATGCAATAATTCGGGACATATTTCTATGTGATTGAGAGACTCAACTCAAGTCAGAATATTAACACTTTTTATGTGATTTTAAAGATCGTATAAAACTTTACGAGGCAAATGCTTCATCACAGATGAAGAggaagtgagagagagaaaggcaGGGAGATTAAATAAGAGCAAGGTGGCACATTTTGTTGGTATATTAACCTAATGTGAATGACACAGACGAAACGTAGTCATAAAGTGCTTTAGCTTTGGcactaaatatatttatatgtgtaataaacatTGAGCATGTACAGCCTAAGAGTAGACAATGCGtaacacacacaacacaacacataCACATTCACACAGTCTTTCTCTCTCCTGCATTGCATATAAATTGAGGCATTGAATTCAACAGTTATGAATAAAACGGTTGGCATAcagttttcatttaatagcCCGCAAGCAATTCGGTCACAAAGTTATTGCCCAAAATGGGCGAGAGGAGTTTGTGTTAAGTGTGAGCAAGAGAGTGCATGTTTGATTGTTTGGTCATAATTAGCCCATAAATGTTATTTTTGGTTTcactaaaaaatttataaactaCCCATTTGAAAATTGTGACAGAGTGAGAATTATATATTTCACACACTTTTGACATAAATAATAACACTACTTCCTATGATTTTTGGCCATTTGtataaattgattaaaataaGGGTATAATAAGCTCTATGGAGAGTCCTTTTATAGTAGCCACTCAATTTGAGATCTTCCAACTGCTGACTTTTTAGACAATACTTCTAAATATTTCAACGATTAAACTTACttgaaacaaaattaattaattagttGTATGATTTGCCGACTCGAAGTCAAATTGTAGGCTGAATAATCATACAACTAACAAATCATACAACTAACAATCAAAAGGTCgcaaaaatcaacaattaaAAAGTAAATCATTTACCCTAACATAGGAAATAATAAATACCAAGTATTCAAATCgtagtttatttatattttatgacatttcttttaaaaattttagcatAAAGGAActtgttttttaagttaagGATAAGTTTTAATTAAAGGGTATTTAGAAATCATTGTTAAAAGTTAGGTATTATTGATTTCGGTGTTTTAATAATACGTGAATTTTGCCAAAATATGAAATGCCATTATACATATTAAGGTCCATGTCCCACTTGCCCGTACGTTCTCtcctcatatatgtatatgtatttattaatcaactactttaatttaaaatgtacatacaGACAAACAAGAgcatgtatataatatatagaaggtacacataaatcaaatttatgtatacgcatatttatgtacataagtgtgtatgtttattttgtatttgtgtgcAAGCGTGTGTAGAGATTTAAACGAATTGAAAATCTCTGCATATGCATGAAATATGTCAATTAATTttgcaaagcaaaaaaaaatatgtttatacgtaatattttcaattaataatttatatctATTTAAATGTGTGTAGTTGATTTTggacatgtatgtacatataaacgataaaaattgatttggtTGAAATTTAATGATCATCTATTATTTACAAtacttataaatatttttcaaaaataatatgTAAAAGATGCTAATAATGCTTAATAAGTATCAGATTTGACATTTCCGCTCAAATGTTAAcaattgacatacatttttcagttttgtttttctaactTGCTTTAGTTTTAAATTACATGGTAATTGAATACCTAATGttttgtttagtttagtttaattgCTCTTAtgataaataataaaaagaattgGAAGCCTTTAAGGGTAATTCTCAATTAACAAACACATTTGAACAAGAATAGAAAGCATGTAAATtgatattttcatttatataaGTTCAATGGAAAACAATACATAAAATTTACCCATTAATCGAAATACTGAAGTATTGCTTTGCAGTGCAttgagaaataaaaaaaaagaaaattagtCGTCGTATCGAATTCAGTTTACCATGTAGGAAACACTTATCATGTTTGTGGcaaaaatgtgaaataaaCTTAAAGTGTTTTGCCAACTTtcatatataatatttaactatgttagcaaaaaaaaaaaaacacttgacAGCGGTGGGATTCGAACCCACGCCCTTTCGGATTGGTGCTTAAAACCAGCGCCTTAGACCGCTCGGCCACACTGTCTTATATCGGCAGGAGCTGTAAGCTCAAATTCGATCTATTATCTAAcgactttataaaaaataatagtaAGTTGccaaattaaaatattgtacTTCAAATATTACGTgagaaaaatagttttttctttcaataacAATCATAAAATGTTACTTGGCAAAAATGTAGAACTGACTAGGTTTTGGTACATATTTTAGCAgcttaacattaaaataacTATTTTCCCTAAAGTGCCCAAAATTTAGTTGCAAATACAGAAGGACTAGCAGATAAACAGGTTTAGATTAAGATCATGCTAATATATGCTATCTTCTACATACATTTTTGCgattttaatataccatttcactctatgagtgcatggtataaaaatgtagaaaaagtAAACGTGGCACATCCACAATAGACACCCGAATACAGTTGAGTGAATCATTTTAATGACTCGTGTTGTTGCGGCCCACATGTATTTCTagatgtaaatatatatacaaatatgtatatagaatatacacaaaaaaaaatgtcgaCACTGCTACTGCTGTTCGGGGCTAAATGTTGCAAAATTCCAGAGTCCCATGTTTATTATGTTgggtaaaaaaatacaaaaaaaaaagaaacacaaaacaccaaaaacgagagcaaaaaaacaaaagaaaaaaccgacTAAAAATGATGAATGCTGGCTAGATTGTGGCGTGGTTTTTAGTGCATGGCCATTTTGTTTAGCTGCAGTGGCGttgaattgttgttgttgctgctgctgctgctcaccTAGCAACATGCATCAAAGTTGAttgttgtaaaatttattGCATACTATTTGGCGTGTATGGCTGAACATTTATTACGCTTGTTGCACTTCCTGTCTGCATCCAGCCATCACCGGTTAAAGTGCCACTGCTGACTGTTGTTTAGAATCATTGAACCATTCAAACAATCATTAAACGTTattttttacacaaaaaaaacctaaaagttctaacactttttttttccatttgtaaaaaaaaatataagaagaacgaaaaaaccgaaatatgtatgcaaaaatgttgattGAAATTTATAACCCAAACAGCTATCATTAAAACTGTCTGTGGttaaaaaaacattaacaTAATCCTTTCCTTTACTTTGAAGGTAAAGTTAAGCGATAAAAAATACACATATTAAAAGTCACATCTGTGGTAGAGGGAGTTTCCATGTAGTATGTATAGTGTTGTATTTAGGGTTATGAAATGGGTTAACTTTGTCCcgtaaagtatgcaataagcagtccaaaaattccttttttggaatacattaaaaatatttttccttcgataattattgtaaaaaaaaaattggtttttaaccaattttaaagttataatGTATAGGAAAagttattttgtatatttcctCAGTCTAttacatacttttagggacaAATTACATTTATTTGACAATCATAGATCCACGGTAATATAGCAGGCATGCTTTAGAAGTTTTGTAACTGAAGTAGATTCTAATTTTCGTTAGTTTTCGAACAGAATGCAGATAACTCCGTCTTTATCTGTGGACTAAAAAACCCCAAACCCAACGTAAATTACTTTAGCAACAACCATATCCTAAATTAATGCAAGATTTAAGATTTTGGCTTTCGAATCTGCCTTTTGAAAGAGGTAATTAACAAGGCGGTTAGGGCATATTGACCAATCGCCCCGTTGAGCAATACGCTCATTTTTTTCGTTGAACCCAACAATTTAGTTAAAGTCAATCTTAAAAGTgtaaaacaaaagcaacagcatAAGCGGCCCCTTTTGTGGCTTTGTCGAGACAATGAGCAGAGCCCATTAACCCTCCCTCCATACAAACCCTTTCCATTGCATGCCCAAGCGACTGTTTCTTCGCCGGGACTACCACTTGTGCTCGGCACACATGTGGCACGCCACCCAACTGCACTTCCGCTTGCGCAGtcattttcatattttgcaACTTCCGCTTGGCTCACATAcagacacacgcacacacacagagagagcgagatagagagagagagaaagtaaTAGAATAGAGTGAGAAGTCTTGTGCGTCGACTTGGCTTTGGCTCGGGCAAAATGggattattaatttaattatgcTTTAATTTAAGtagtcgtcgttgtcgttgctCCAAAGTGACGTTTATGGCGAATCGCGTGGGACTACCCTCCCCTCTCTATCTACATCACACACAACATTCTCTTTACCATCCTTTTAACCACATAAAAGTGGGAAAAGTTTCAATTTTGGTAATGCAACGTTGACGACTTATCGCCAAAGCCAAAAAACTTGACTTGACCTTCCCCAACCCCAAAACCCACTTTCACTCCCCACTCCCACTCTCAAAATACTGATTGTGAGTGCCTCTGTCTGCCTGAGTAACTACTTTAGGGTAGAGGTGGTCGTGGGAGTTATCCAAAAAGTCGTTCTAGTCATGCACATTTTGGCAATTACTGTCTCATTTTCAACAAAAGTGACTGTCAACTCTTTCACCGAACGAACACAGTAGGTACTCCTCGAACGAGCGGAGAGAGATGTAGACGGTAGGGTAGGCAGAAGGCAGGCAGGCAAACGAAGAGCTCATAATTTAAGCATTAAActtttctcaaatgctttcAAGTTGACTTGCCTTAACTACAGTTTTACAGCTCAAGTAAATAATTGCGTGGCCCCTTTTACATGGAAAGTGTATGCTATAGGGATGGGGAGGTACAAGAAGACCTGGTCACGTCAAGTGGCAAGGCGATTGTAATGATGGGCACAGCAATTAAAGTTGGTCGGTGTGGGAAGGGTTTTTGGATTGCCAAAGTATTATaccagagacagagagaaacgaaagagaaagaaatagagtGAGGATTTTAAGGAGATTTTAAAGAGGTCTTTGTCGtcacagctgctgctgctgctgctggtttcTACTCCCCTAGGAGCTGGCCAGAGTGAATGTCGTAAGTGTATAGTCGAAGGAGTCTTCTTCTGCTATCGAACAACAAAAGAAGGCATAAAAACGCCATATAAAAAAACACGATGTTTGTAAGCTGTACTACTATACTACGCTTTTAACTCGCTTAACTCGTTTGATACTTAGCTACCTACTACAAGTATTTTGCCCGAAAAGGATTCTATGGCTTTACGGTTCAAGTGGAAAGGTACATAAAGGTTAACCTGCTGTTTTTATATGGCCAATATATTATGGTTTAAAACTTGTTTTTATGCTTCAACTATACTTACGCTTAGTTAAAACTTAAGTGgccatttaaatttaatatgctTCTTTTTTCCTGATTGATTTTATGCACTATACTTATTTTTCACAGTGTGATCTAGTAAACTCGATGAGTTTAATACaccaattttatttattttgcataCACACTATATTGAATTACCCtttattgaaattataaaaaatcaataaatttccTTGAAATCGATACGTTTTGTGTAACTTCGAGCAAATCCCAATTGTTGTGtaatcaattaaaaatgtgaaaataatATTCTATAAGCTACTTAATAGTCATATGGGAAAAATTAATAGTGATTAAAAATTGCTTATCGACTTTAAAATCGATAAATACCAATCGTGGTATAAACATTGCTTATTACATCTACTAAAACAAATAACTAATCAACTTAGatgtttgaattttttcagtcgaTAACCGTTTCTTAACAGCAAACTTTTTTCTTCAGCCtcattgatttaaaaaaaaaagcattgTAATTGACTTGTTTTATCGCAAATGAATTCCCTGTAGAAGAAATCATTAACTCTCTATTGACTACGTCTTTTATTCAATTCCAGTTGGTCCCATTGTCGCAGCTGACACTTCCTCGCCTTTTCCAAACAGCATCATCCCATTAAGACAATTGGCCAAGTCAAACCAATTTCTGATAAGCCGCTTTTTTCCCCTGCTTAAAAGCCAAATTATggtattagaaaaaaaaaaaaatacaaaaaccaaaaacgaacTTTGGCTTtacctttttggtttttttgttttgccctGAAAGAATCCCAAGCCGTATAAAGTAATTTCCCCAGACGCGACGGAAACCCTTTCTACAAAAGGAAAAATGGGGCAAaaaaagaagtacaaaaaacaaaacatggTCACTGCAGACCTTTATTTTTGCGCAACTCTTTCACTGCATTCCctttatacttatatattttttattgaacaatACCCAAAGGGACTATTTGGCGAGCTGGCGGCGTATGAAAATAAA is drawn from Drosophila willistoni isolate 14030-0811.24 chromosome 2R unlocalized genomic scaffold, UCI_dwil_1.1 Seg167, whole genome shotgun sequence and contains these coding sequences:
- the LOC6642303 gene encoding protein screw; translation: MFHFILPILLATFVSGTTYITTNPHMNTQVFEERALSQQLEMIDLLDLSDRPRRQAVPNIYNSASKFLLEVYNEINEDQEPQEVLHQRHKRSLDDDILISEEDRQEIASCNSILTFSSRQKQDLSNDLDLHVTFNTNDVPMELSLMHAILRIYKEPSSEEQSNNLTVSIYRRLYRSQDAPYRILHSVNTTAQFKGWLEFNFTQTLRAWLLNKSIQQRHELRISIGDSQLSALGAGLVPPQGSRSNLEPFIVGYFSGPELLVKIQKLRFKRELQKRKVGAPMRLPPPPAFKPPHSCERLNFTVDFKQLHLHNDVIAPNKFEAYFCGGGCNFPLGNKMNATNHAIVQTLMHLKQPHLPKPCCVPTVLGSITILRHINEDIFDLTKYQKAVAKECGCH